The DNA window AGCATTATCGCGGTGATGTCAAAAGCCGGGTATCTGACCGGAATGCGCGGCAAGGGCGGGGGGTACAAGCTGACCCGGCTGCCCGAGCAGTACACGGTCGGGGAGATTTTAAAGCTTACCGAGGGTTCTTTGGCTCCGGTGGCTTGTCTTGAGGTGAGCCCGAATCGCTGCGGCAGGGCTGCCGAGTGCAAGACGCTGCCGATGTGGCAGAAATTCGCCAAACTGACCGATGAGTTTTTTGAGGGGATCACACTGG is part of the Oscillospiraceae bacterium genome and encodes:
- a CDS encoding Rrf2 family transcriptional regulator → MMISTKGRYALRVMIDLAEHNKGEYIPLKEIADRQDISEKYLESIIAVMSKAGYLTGMRGKGGGYKLTRLPEQYTVGEILKLTEGSLAPVACLEVSPNRCGRAAECKTLPMWQKFAKLTDEFFEGITLADLVENPGEQMNYTI